In Acinetobacter wanghuae, the sequence CAGCGCCAATAAATAAGCCCGACACCACAATGATGAGCAATGACATCACGCCAACACGGTACATTTGATAAATAAATAAACGCACACCCTGCCAAGTGGGCAAAGAGCAAATCACTTGTAATAACATCAAGGTGGCAACGCCAATCCCTTGCACGCGCTCAATAACGCGTCGACCTAATAAGGCAATGGCATTCATGAATGCACCTCATCACTTAAATAGGCTTGATGACTAAATTGATAATCCACAGGGCCTTCAACTGAACCTGTGAGGAATTGTTGCACAAATGCAGATGAATGCGCTTTTAGCTGTTCAGGTGTGCCCTCACCTTGTACCTTGCCTTCAGCCACCACATAGATGTAATCCGCAATGGATAAGGTTTCAGCCACATCATGCGAGACAATAATGGTGGTCAAATCCAACGCTTCACGTAATGAGCGAATTAAACGGGTTAAAACCCCCATCACAATTGGGTCTTGCCCTGCAAATGGCTCGTCGTACATGATCAAATCAGGGTCAAGTGCAATCGCACGCGCCAAAGCCACACGACGATTCATACCACCTGACAATTCAGATGGCATCATTTGCTCTGCCCCGCGCAGACCAACAGATTCAAGTTTAAGCGCGACCAATTCTGCAATTAAATGCTCAGGCAATTGAGTATGCGCACGAATCGGAAATGCGACATTTTCGTAAACTGACATGTCGGTAAATAATGCCCCACTTTGGAAGAGCATGCCCATACGTGCACGCGAGGCAAATAATTCCTTACGTGACATTGCCGCAATATTTTTACCATCCAATAGAACTTGTCCAACATCGGGGACTAACTGCCCACCAATCAAACGCAGTAATGTCGTTTTACCTGTGCCTGAGGGTCCCATAATTGCTGTAATTTGACCGCGACGAATATTGAGATTTACGTTGTCATAAATCACA encodes:
- a CDS encoding ABC transporter ATP-binding protein, which produces MNNQTLFEAQSLIEVKNLSFKRGDRVIYDNVNLNIRRGQITAIMGPSGTGKTTLLRLIGGQLVPDVGQVLLDGKNIAAMSRKELFASRARMGMLFQSGALFTDMSVYENVAFPIRAHTQLPEHLIAELVALKLESVGLRGAEQMMPSELSGGMNRRVALARAIALDPDLIMYDEPFAGQDPIVMGVLTRLIRSLREALDLTTIIVSHDVAETLSIADYIYVVAEGKVQGEGTPEQLKAHSSAFVQQFLTGSVEGPVDYQFSHQAYLSDEVHS